A single window of Flavobacteriales bacterium DNA harbors:
- a CDS encoding redoxin domain-containing protein has translation MSGFRYAHNALIMMALLFGCSEGRPSIATLNMAGLHGTTISLEEIKQAPATVFAFFSPDCPLSENYSLTLNRLNNAFSGQHVQCYMVFAGTSYSVQEIDSFCLRFHPNMPVLLDTDYTLTHTLGATITPEAFLVDSTGAERYHGKIDNWAFSLGKQRLKATEHYLRDALEAVLSGQDPPVNETDAVGCLIE, from the coding sequence ATGTCTGGTTTCCGTTATGCGCACAACGCACTTATCATGATGGCCCTGCTTTTCGGCTGCAGCGAAGGTCGTCCTTCAATCGCCACGCTGAACATGGCCGGGTTGCACGGAACAACCATTTCCCTGGAAGAGATTAAACAGGCACCTGCCACCGTATTCGCGTTTTTCAGTCCGGACTGCCCCCTCAGCGAAAACTACAGCCTGACCCTGAACCGGCTGAACAATGCCTTTTCAGGTCAACATGTACAATGCTACATGGTATTTGCAGGTACCTCCTACTCCGTGCAGGAGATCGATTCTTTCTGTCTCCGGTTTCATCCGAACATGCCCGTGTTGCTGGATACCGACTACACCCTCACCCACACACTGGGTGCCACGATCACACCCGAAGCATTCCTGGTGGACTCTACAGGCGCCGAACGCTATCACGGCAAGATCGACAACTGGGCCTTTTCCCTGGGCAAGCAACGGCTCAAAGCCACCGAACACTACCTCCGGGATGCATTGGAAGCGGTGCTGTCCGGCCAGGACCCTCCTGTAAATGAAACCGATGCCGTGGGCTGTTTGATTGAATGA
- a CDS encoding methyltransferase domain-containing protein: protein MAGLSTFAGNGHVMSNWYASWFDSPYYHKLYSHRDEREAADFLDRLMDVLCLPAGSRILDLACGRGRHAHSLADKGYEVTGVDLSPANVEAASADATSQEVFFVHDMRQIFRVNYFDAVLNMFTSFGYFPSDHENLSVIRAAAANMKPGGVLVIDFFNAEVAGTCLPCKEVVQAGGLTFETEKKRVGDCFVKTICFEDQGQMFNFEEKVRAFSLEDFNRMFEKNALRLEQTFGDYALAPFDARHSERLIMVARKMC, encoded by the coding sequence ATGGCAGGATTATCTACCTTTGCCGGAAACGGTCATGTGATGAGCAACTGGTACGCATCCTGGTTTGATTCACCCTACTATCACAAGCTGTATTCCCACCGCGATGAAAGGGAGGCGGCGGATTTTCTGGATAGGCTGATGGACGTGCTCTGTTTGCCAGCCGGAAGTCGTATTCTTGATCTGGCATGCGGGCGGGGCCGGCATGCGCACTCGTTGGCAGACAAAGGGTATGAGGTAACAGGCGTGGATTTGTCGCCGGCCAACGTGGAGGCCGCTTCTGCGGATGCCACTTCGCAGGAAGTGTTCTTCGTTCATGACATGCGCCAGATTTTCCGGGTTAACTATTTTGATGCGGTTCTGAACATGTTCACCAGCTTCGGGTATTTTCCTTCCGATCATGAGAACCTGTCGGTGATACGGGCGGCAGCGGCCAACATGAAACCCGGTGGCGTGCTGGTGATCGACTTCTTCAACGCGGAAGTGGCTGGAACATGTCTGCCTTGCAAGGAAGTAGTACAGGCGGGTGGACTGACCTTTGAAACGGAGAAAAAAAGGGTGGGGGATTGCTTTGTGAAGACCATCTGTTTCGAAGATCAGGGGCAGATGTTCAACTTTGAAGAAAAGGTCAGGGCTTTTTCCCTGGAAGATTTTAACCGTATGTTTGAGAAGAATGCACTGAGGCTGGAACAAACATTCGGTGATTATGCACTGGCACCCTTTGATGCACGCCATTCGGAACGTTTGATTATGGTGGCAAGAAAAATGTGCTGA
- a CDS encoding ZIP family metal transporter → MDIVVALGLILSVILGSGIVFALRPKTSTVKFLLSFSGAYLLSVCVMEMIPEVYGALAMRSGVFILVGFLIQLILSYFSDGMEHGHMHTGQHSLSMAVLVSLFVHSFVEGMALGGDVPHTHFGQSLLAGIFLHKIPVAVVITTVLSQGTMKMSRVYLILAIFALTSPAGAWFATHAETLWMQEGFLVPVVLAVVSGMLLHISTIILFETSHDHRFNAYKLITILVGVSLAFAAHFLGA, encoded by the coding sequence ATGGATATTGTAGTTGCGCTCGGACTGATCCTGTCCGTTATACTGGGAAGCGGCATTGTGTTCGCCCTGCGCCCTAAAACGTCAACGGTGAAGTTCCTGCTCTCGTTCAGCGGTGCATATCTGTTGTCGGTATGTGTAATGGAGATGATCCCGGAAGTATACGGGGCATTGGCCATGCGCAGTGGGGTGTTTATTCTGGTGGGCTTTCTGATCCAATTGATCCTGAGCTATTTTTCTGATGGCATGGAGCACGGGCACATGCATACCGGTCAGCATTCCCTTTCAATGGCTGTACTGGTGAGCCTTTTCGTGCATTCGTTTGTGGAGGGCATGGCCCTGGGCGGGGATGTGCCGCATACGCATTTCGGTCAGTCGTTGCTGGCAGGCATCTTCCTGCATAAAATCCCTGTGGCGGTTGTGATTACCACCGTTCTCTCGCAAGGAACCATGAAGATGTCCAGGGTCTACCTGATACTCGCCATCTTTGCACTAACCAGCCCTGCCGGCGCCTGGTTTGCCACGCATGCAGAGACCCTGTGGATGCAGGAAGGTTTCCTGGTGCCTGTTGTGTTGGCAGTGGTTTCGGGTATGTTGTTGCATATATCCACCATCATCCTCTTTGAAACCAGTCACGACCACCGGTTCAATGCCTACAAGCTGATCACCATACTGGTTGGTGTATCCCTGGCTTTCGCCGCCCACTTTCTCGGTGCCTGA
- a CDS encoding peroxiredoxin — protein sequence MSVLVGKKAPSFTAKAVVHGGEIVNDFSLDQYLGKKHVVFFFYPKDFTFVCPTELHAFQEKLAEFEARDVAVVACSTDTEQSHWGWLQMPKEMGGIKGITYPVVADTAKTISMNFGVLFGEYQYDENDQMAASGPMIAFRGLFLIDKNGIVQHQVVNHLPLGRSVDETLRMVDALQFFEENGEVCPANWRKGEVAMKESHEGVASYMAAR from the coding sequence ATGTCAGTACTTGTAGGAAAGAAAGCTCCCTCGTTCACCGCAAAGGCGGTGGTTCACGGAGGTGAGATCGTTAACGACTTCTCCCTGGATCAATACCTGGGTAAGAAGCATGTCGTGTTTTTCTTCTACCCGAAGGATTTCACGTTTGTTTGTCCCACCGAACTGCATGCTTTCCAGGAGAAGCTGGCCGAGTTCGAAGCACGTGATGTGGCTGTTGTGGCCTGTTCCACAGATACCGAACAATCTCACTGGGGTTGGCTGCAAATGCCCAAGGAAATGGGCGGCATCAAAGGCATCACCTACCCGGTGGTAGCAGATACAGCCAAGACCATCAGCATGAACTTCGGTGTGCTTTTCGGTGAATACCAATACGATGAAAACGACCAAATGGCGGCTTCAGGCCCCATGATCGCTTTCCGTGGTCTGTTCCTGATCGACAAGAACGGTATCGTTCAACATCAGGTGGTGAATCACCTCCCGCTGGGTCGCAGTGTGGATGAGACCCTTCGCATGGTGGATGCCCTCCAGTTCTTCGAAGAGAATGGCGAGGTATGTCCGGCCAACTGGCGCAAGGGTGAAGTAGCCATGAAGGAGTCGCACGAAGGTGTGGCCAGCTACATGGCAGCCCGCTAA
- the mazG gene encoding nucleoside triphosphate pyrophosphohydrolase: protein MNDTLQSFQRLLDIMNDLREKCPWDKKQTMESLRHLTIEEVYELADSILEKDMKGIRGELGDLLLHIVFYAKIGSETNDFNMKDVLDGICEKLIQRHPHIYGDVKVENEEDVKRNWEKLKLKEGKKSVLEGVPVSLPALVKASRIQDKAKGVGFDWDNRSQVWEKVREEMEELREEVEKNPGAEAVEAEFGDVMFSLINYARFIGVNPEDALEKTNRKFIRRFQAMEDMARDQGQAFDQMSLEEMDVLWNEAKKA from the coding sequence ATGAACGACACCTTACAATCTTTCCAGCGCCTGCTCGACATCATGAACGACCTGCGGGAGAAGTGCCCGTGGGACAAAAAACAAACGATGGAAAGCCTCCGCCACCTCACCATCGAGGAAGTGTATGAACTGGCGGACTCCATCCTTGAAAAAGACATGAAGGGGATCCGCGGCGAGCTGGGCGACCTGCTGCTGCACATCGTGTTCTATGCAAAGATCGGATCGGAAACCAACGATTTCAACATGAAGGATGTGCTGGATGGCATCTGTGAAAAGCTGATCCAGCGCCACCCGCACATTTATGGTGATGTGAAGGTTGAGAACGAAGAGGATGTGAAGCGCAATTGGGAAAAACTGAAACTGAAAGAAGGAAAGAAATCGGTTCTGGAAGGCGTACCCGTTTCATTGCCCGCTTTGGTGAAGGCTTCACGCATCCAGGACAAGGCGAAGGGTGTGGGGTTCGACTGGGACAACCGTTCCCAGGTATGGGAAAAAGTGCGTGAAGAAATGGAAGAACTGAGGGAAGAAGTGGAAAAGAATCCCGGTGCAGAGGCGGTGGAAGCCGAGTTCGGCGACGTGATGTTTTCCCTGATCAACTACGCCCGTTTCATCGGTGTGAACCCGGAAGATGCGCTTGAAAAAACCAACCGCAAGTTCATCCGCCGCTTCCAGGCCATGGAAGACATGGCCCGTGACCAAGGTCAGGCGTTCGACCAGATGTCGCTGGAAGAGATGGATGTGTTGTGGAATGAAGCGAAGAAGGCATAA
- a CDS encoding acyloxyacyl hydrolase — protein MCSLLTVRAATQQPADSVQTGWRIQSRFHYGFVMSHTKKMGHLITQHSRAAELCVSQQTRGTRSWERAYNYPEKGLMLFYTELGNPVLLGHGLGFAPYIHLPLGGNFPAVTRLRIATGPGWVEKTFDRIENHKNTAMSSHINIFIQLMWDARWKLSDRLNLHAGIGLSHFSNGAFKTPNLGLNLMTVNTGFSWGTSGQSQTVVHDAPEPVDHAWQASLTLGGGLKEIVPPGTDKYRACTAILALSRRGGLKGEYGAALEGFYDASVYHQALADSIDIGSEAAGTRMGVSVYGGLVMGRLHVLLFQGAYLVAAYPARKPIFHRLAIRYDVNDHWYANFSLKTHLFDADYLELGAGFRMPVKKKKGAG, from the coding sequence GTGTGCTCCCTGCTTACGGTACGGGCGGCGACGCAACAACCTGCCGATTCGGTGCAAACCGGATGGCGCATCCAAAGCCGCTTCCACTATGGCTTCGTGATGTCGCACACCAAAAAGATGGGTCATCTCATCACGCAGCACTCCAGGGCTGCAGAGCTATGCGTGTCGCAACAAACCCGTGGCACCCGTTCCTGGGAACGGGCCTACAATTACCCTGAAAAAGGACTGATGCTCTTTTATACCGAATTGGGGAACCCGGTACTGCTGGGGCACGGACTGGGCTTTGCTCCCTACATACATCTGCCCCTGGGTGGAAACTTTCCAGCCGTTACCCGGCTGCGCATCGCCACCGGTCCCGGTTGGGTGGAGAAAACCTTTGACCGGATTGAAAACCACAAAAACACGGCCATGAGCAGCCACATCAACATCTTCATCCAGCTGATGTGGGATGCCCGGTGGAAACTCTCGGACCGGCTGAACCTGCACGCCGGGATCGGCCTCTCGCACTTTTCCAACGGGGCCTTCAAAACCCCCAACCTCGGTCTGAACCTGATGACGGTGAACACCGGTTTTTCTTGGGGAACCAGTGGCCAGAGTCAAACCGTGGTACATGACGCTCCTGAACCTGTAGACCACGCCTGGCAAGCCTCGCTGACACTGGGTGGCGGCCTGAAAGAGATTGTGCCCCCGGGCACGGATAAGTACCGCGCATGCACCGCCATCCTGGCTTTGTCGCGCAGGGGAGGCCTGAAAGGTGAATACGGCGCGGCATTGGAAGGATTCTACGACGCATCCGTGTACCACCAGGCATTGGCTGATAGCATCGACATAGGCAGCGAAGCGGCAGGCACACGTATGGGCGTGAGCGTATACGGTGGCCTGGTCATGGGGCGCCTTCATGTGCTGCTTTTTCAGGGCGCCTACCTTGTGGCGGCATACCCGGCACGTAAGCCCATCTTCCACAGGCTGGCCATCCGATACGATGTGAATGACCACTGGTATGCCAACTTCTCCCTGAAAACACATTTGTTTGATGCAGATTATCTGGAACTGGGCGCCGGATTCCGAATGCCGGTAAAAAAGAAGAAAGGGGCCGGGTAA
- a CDS encoding DUF2807 domain-containing protein: MKRTWWYICVTAWMLWAGCKPENRGDCFKGVGDFRAEYRTLPMFDKLRLVGRVDVYIQIDSTYTARIEGGENLLPNIHTTVENGELVVSNDNTCNWVRRFDTRIAVYVTVPGLIEVTSDGPGLLASLDTLHANQLDVHMKRPGDVQLLVKAGQVLAHMHGGGDLTLSGSAGVFQVNTVGTGFTHAENLQTVWTYIWQYSTGNVYVRASEEVGAYIYAPGDVYYAGHPKKLTVKREGKGKAYPLE, translated from the coding sequence ATGAAGAGAACGTGGTGGTATATATGTGTGACGGCATGGATGCTGTGGGCCGGTTGTAAACCCGAAAACCGTGGCGACTGTTTCAAAGGCGTGGGAGATTTCCGCGCGGAGTACCGGACCTTGCCCATGTTCGATAAGCTTCGGCTGGTAGGTAGGGTGGATGTGTATATCCAGATAGACTCGACCTATACAGCCCGCATCGAGGGAGGCGAAAACCTCTTGCCCAACATCCACACAACCGTAGAAAATGGAGAACTGGTGGTTAGCAACGACAACACCTGCAACTGGGTACGCCGTTTCGATACCCGGATCGCTGTGTATGTGACGGTGCCCGGCCTGATCGAAGTGACCAGCGACGGTCCCGGCCTGCTGGCCAGCCTGGATACGTTGCATGCCAACCAGCTGGATGTACATATGAAACGTCCCGGAGATGTACAGCTACTGGTAAAAGCCGGCCAGGTACTGGCGCATATGCACGGTGGCGGCGACCTCACACTTTCGGGATCAGCCGGCGTATTCCAGGTGAACACCGTGGGCACCGGCTTCACCCATGCCGAGAACCTGCAAACGGTCTGGACCTACATCTGGCAGTACTCCACCGGTAACGTATATGTCCGTGCCTCTGAAGAAGTGGGGGCCTATATCTATGCACCCGGGGATGTATATTATGCCGGGCATCCGAAAAAGTTAACGGTAAAAAGGGAGGGGAAGGGGAAGGCGTATCCGTTGGAATAG
- a CDS encoding T9SS type A sorting domain-containing protein, giving the protein MKSTTGDVEWAVQITDSVFGFQPINIIQTDDDGFLVTGNGKNNSGYQQIFLVKLDAQGTMEWKKILSYPNMHIQVNASVQLADSSFVIGGTITGDMPYMAGISPSGNLVWSRSYDVMASLDGMVRTQSGLVSLLRLSGSAKIMHTDHSGMPRSVISLQRNLNCAYPYLYYNYKPGMTLTTDSNLVIIGYEDRYNGSEFIKTNLQGVGYSYSVGMVANGVKPLEDGGVLLTGYGPMYGIKTNSYDLHTGLVRTKASMDSVECEFGSWALVTAPDTLSTDTLMFDSTELGQVVSYTPVVRNIVTDEYAGCVGVLGSVDEKQEAMLTMSVYPNPSSGILQVQVDEHEPVVLEVYNSLGVRVAVRQLNPGVNELDLGSQPKGIYFYRARTEQGASSSGRMVLE; this is encoded by the coding sequence ATGAAATCGACGACCGGCGATGTGGAATGGGCCGTGCAAATCACCGATAGCGTATTTGGCTTTCAACCAATAAACATCATTCAAACGGATGACGATGGCTTTCTGGTAACAGGCAATGGAAAGAATAATTCCGGTTATCAGCAAATATTCCTGGTTAAGCTGGATGCCCAGGGTACAATGGAATGGAAGAAAATTCTTTCATACCCGAATATGCACATACAGGTGAATGCTTCCGTTCAATTGGCCGATAGCAGTTTTGTAATAGGAGGTACTATAACAGGTGATATGCCATATATGGCAGGTATTTCACCATCCGGTAACCTTGTGTGGTCCAGGTCCTATGATGTCATGGCCTCGCTGGATGGTATGGTGCGCACCCAATCGGGTCTTGTAAGTTTATTGCGGTTGTCTGGTTCCGCCAAGATCATGCATACAGACCATTCAGGTATGCCCCGATCGGTGATTTCATTGCAAAGGAACCTAAACTGTGCATACCCATATCTTTACTACAATTATAAGCCGGGCATGACATTGACAACCGACAGCAATCTCGTGATTATTGGATACGAAGATAGGTACAATGGTTCCGAATTTATCAAAACCAACCTGCAAGGTGTAGGATATTCCTACAGTGTCGGAATGGTGGCAAATGGCGTTAAGCCCTTGGAAGACGGTGGTGTGTTGCTCACAGGATATGGCCCGATGTATGGGATTAAAACAAATAGCTATGACCTTCATACCGGACTTGTCCGAACCAAAGCAAGCATGGACTCCGTGGAATGTGAGTTTGGTTCCTGGGCCCTTGTAACGGCACCGGATACCCTGTCTACGGATACCCTTATGTTTGATTCAACAGAACTGGGTCAGGTGGTGAGTTATACCCCGGTGGTGAGGAATATCGTCACGGATGAATATGCCGGATGTGTAGGGGTGTTGGGTTCTGTGGACGAAAAACAGGAGGCAATGCTTACAATGAGCGTTTATCCCAACCCCTCTTCAGGCATCCTGCAGGTACAGGTAGATGAACATGAACCTGTGGTACTGGAAGTATACAATTCCCTGGGCGTTCGTGTGGCTGTACGTCAACTGAACCCGGGCGTCAATGAACTGGACCTTGGTTCGCAGCCCAAAGGCATCTATTTCTACAGGGCGAGAACGGAGCAGGGCGCTTCCTCAAGCGGGCGCATGGTTCTGGAATAA
- a CDS encoding membrane or secreted protein, with protein MQLILVTIGLLGLAFAGIAIKILVKKDGQFAGTCASNNPMLQEEGAVCGLCGAKPSEQCKKEDSE; from the coding sequence ATGCAATTGATACTCGTTACCATCGGTTTGCTCGGGTTGGCATTCGCAGGAATTGCCATCAAGATTCTCGTGAAGAAAGACGGTCAGTTCGCCGGTACATGTGCCAGCAACAACCCCATGCTGCAGGAAGAAGGCGCCGTGTGCGGCCTTTGTGGTGCCAAGCCCAGCGAGCAATGCAAGAAGGAAGATTCGGAGTAA
- a CDS encoding FAD:protein FMN transferase produces the protein MCPSTTSVDNPGIRPHHTGSGSFFRSARWLRACALFVILWAGACTNRQPDADGQQADYTKISGYTQGTTYNITYLDGHSRDLRTAIDSILHVIDMSMSLWVDSSTICRLNRNEQLGYHDRHFYNVFKKAEQVSAATDGAFDCTVGQLVNAWGFGHADKAHPDSSMIDSLVQLVGYDKVDMHDEELHKSDPRIKIDFNAIAQGYTVDVLCDYLTSLDIQNYLVEVGGELRATGVSPKNTAWKIGIDKPVESDEHEIQAVASMQDMSMATSGNYRKFYEENGVKYSHTIDPKTGYPARHSLLSATIITKDCMTADAYATAMMVMGVDKAKTFLASHPELGGYLIYGDENGHYQTWMTDDMKQILEEEEASSE, from the coding sequence ATGTGTCCTTCGACGACTTCGGTGGATAATCCCGGCATCCGGCCGCACCATACCGGTTCCGGATCTTTTTTCCGGTCTGCCAGATGGCTCCGGGCTTGCGCCCTGTTTGTAATCCTATGGGCCGGCGCCTGCACCAACAGGCAGCCCGATGCAGACGGACAGCAGGCCGATTACACAAAGATCAGCGGCTATACCCAGGGTACCACTTACAACATCACGTATCTCGACGGCCATTCCCGCGACCTTCGCACTGCGATCGACTCGATCCTGCATGTGATCGACATGTCGATGTCGTTGTGGGTGGATTCTTCCACCATCTGCCGTTTGAACAGGAACGAGCAGCTAGGCTACCACGACCGCCATTTCTACAACGTATTTAAGAAAGCGGAACAGGTATCAGCAGCTACCGATGGTGCCTTCGATTGTACCGTGGGGCAGCTGGTGAATGCCTGGGGCTTCGGTCATGCCGATAAGGCCCATCCCGACAGCAGCATGATCGACAGCCTGGTTCAGCTGGTGGGATATGACAAGGTGGACATGCACGATGAGGAGTTGCACAAAAGCGATCCCCGCATCAAAATTGACTTCAACGCCATTGCTCAGGGCTACACCGTGGATGTACTCTGCGACTACCTGACATCCCTTGATATCCAAAACTACCTGGTAGAAGTGGGTGGTGAATTACGGGCCACAGGTGTAAGTCCGAAAAACACCGCCTGGAAAATCGGCATCGACAAGCCGGTGGAAAGCGACGAACACGAGATACAGGCCGTGGCTTCGATGCAGGACATGTCCATGGCAACTTCCGGCAACTACAGGAAGTTCTACGAAGAAAACGGGGTGAAGTACTCCCACACCATCGACCCGAAAACCGGGTACCCTGCGCGGCACTCGCTGCTCAGCGCCACCATCATTACCAAAGATTGTATGACAGCCGACGCATACGCCACAGCCATGATGGTGATGGGTGTTGACAAGGCAAAGACATTCCTGGCATCACACCCCGAACTGGGCGGTTATTTGATCTATGGGGATGAAAATGGCCATTACCAGACCTGGATGACCGATGATATGAAGCAAATCCTGGAAGAGGAAGAAGCTTCATCCGAATAA
- a CDS encoding NADH:ubiquinone reductase (Na(+)-transporting) subunit F, whose protein sequence is MFFILSATSTIVTSIVVFLVFLMLLIAIILFAKAKLMPSGLVKVTINGEKTIEVEAGSSLLSTLGNNKIFLPSACGGGGTCAMCKCQVLEGGGEILPTEKPYFSRREAQDHWRLGCQVKVKNDIQIKIPDEIFGIKKWECEVVSNYNVASFIKEFVVKLPPGETLDFKAGGYIQIDVPALEVDFKDIDITAHPRMGKKPDEYQLEWDKFKLWDLKMKNPEPIFRAYSMANHPAEGNIIMLNIRIATPPWDRAKNTWMAVNPGICSSFVFSRKPGDKVTISGPYGEFFIKDTQAEMIYVGGGAGMAPMRSHLFHLFHTLKTGRKVSYWYGGRSRRELFYLDDFQQIEKEFPNFKFYLVLSEPTPEDNWKPKTGMDDTAGDGFTGFVHQALIDNYLSKHDAPEDIEFYFCGPPMMNAAVIKMCDDFGVPPENVSFDDFGG, encoded by the coding sequence ATGTTTTTCATTCTTTCAGCGACATCCACCATTGTTACCAGTATTGTTGTTTTCCTGGTATTCCTGATGCTGCTCATCGCCATCATCCTTTTTGCGAAAGCAAAACTGATGCCCTCCGGCCTTGTAAAGGTCACCATCAACGGAGAAAAAACCATTGAGGTGGAAGCCGGCAGCAGCCTGCTCAGTACCCTTGGCAACAACAAGATCTTCCTGCCCTCAGCATGCGGCGGCGGCGGTACCTGTGCCATGTGTAAATGCCAGGTGCTTGAAGGTGGCGGAGAGATCCTGCCAACAGAAAAGCCTTACTTCTCACGCCGTGAAGCACAGGATCACTGGCGTCTCGGTTGTCAGGTGAAAGTGAAAAATGACATCCAGATCAAAATTCCCGATGAGATCTTCGGTATCAAGAAATGGGAATGCGAAGTGGTATCCAACTACAACGTGGCTTCTTTCATCAAGGAATTTGTTGTAAAACTCCCTCCCGGGGAAACACTCGACTTCAAAGCCGGCGGATACATCCAGATTGATGTACCCGCTCTCGAAGTGGATTTCAAAGACATCGACATCACCGCGCATCCGCGCATGGGCAAGAAGCCGGATGAGTATCAGTTGGAATGGGACAAGTTCAAGCTGTGGGATCTGAAGATGAAGAATCCCGAACCCATCTTCCGCGCCTACTCGATGGCCAACCACCCGGCAGAAGGCAATATCATCATGCTCAACATCCGTATCGCCACCCCACCGTGGGACCGTGCGAAAAACACATGGATGGCTGTAAATCCCGGTATTTGCTCCAGCTTCGTATTCAGCCGCAAGCCGGGCGACAAGGTAACCATCTCAGGCCCTTACGGTGAGTTCTTCATCAAAGACACCCAGGCGGAAATGATCTATGTGGGCGGTGGCGCCGGTATGGCCCCCATGCGTTCACACCTCTTCCACCTTTTCCATACCCTGAAAACCGGCAGAAAGGTGTCATATTGGTACGGTGGTCGTTCCAGACGCGAACTGTTTTACCTCGACGATTTCCAGCAGATCGAAAAGGAGTTCCCCAACTTCAAGTTCTACCTGGTCCTCTCCGAACCCACACCGGAAGACAACTGGAAGCCGAAAACGGGCATGGATGATACTGCAGGAGATGGCTTCACCGGTTTCGTACACCAGGCGTTGATCGACAACTACCTGAGCAAGCACGATGCCCCGGAAGACATCGAGTTCTACTTCTGCGGTCCTCCGATGATGAACGCAGCCGTGATCAAGATGTGTGACGACTTCGGTGTGCCTCCCGAAAATGTGTCCTTCGACGACTTCGGTGGATAA